One genomic window of Cupriavidus oxalaticus includes the following:
- the rlmB gene encoding 23S rRNA (guanosine(2251)-2'-O)-methyltransferase RlmB has protein sequence MAKQKLLIGFHAVTARLRQDPKGVSDIYIESARRDRRMQDFVRLAESLGVRLHPVDAERLRGMAGTDRHQGVVARAEDVALALNLDELLDGIEGTPLLLVLDGVTDPHNLGACLRVADGAGAHAVIAPKDRSVGLNATVAKVASGAAETVPYITVTNLARTLRELQERGIWVIGTADGTEKSLYDIDFKGPTAIVMGAEGEGMRRLTRETCDELVGIPMAGGVESLNVSVASGVCLYEAVRQRRLPR, from the coding sequence ATGGCTAAACAAAAACTCCTGATCGGCTTCCACGCCGTGACCGCGCGCCTGCGGCAAGATCCCAAGGGCGTGTCGGATATCTACATCGAATCCGCCCGCCGCGACCGGCGCATGCAAGACTTCGTCCGCCTGGCCGAAAGCCTGGGCGTGCGCTTGCACCCCGTCGATGCCGAGCGCCTGCGCGGCATGGCCGGCACCGACCGGCACCAGGGCGTGGTGGCGCGCGCCGAGGACGTCGCGCTGGCACTGAACCTGGACGAACTGCTGGATGGCATCGAAGGCACGCCTCTGCTGCTGGTGCTCGACGGCGTCACCGACCCGCACAACCTTGGCGCCTGCCTGCGCGTGGCCGACGGCGCCGGCGCGCACGCGGTGATCGCGCCCAAGGACCGCAGCGTCGGACTCAATGCAACCGTGGCCAAGGTGGCCAGCGGCGCGGCCGAGACCGTGCCGTATATCACCGTGACCAACCTCGCGCGCACGCTGCGCGAGCTGCAGGAGCGCGGCATCTGGGTGATCGGCACCGCCGACGGTACCGAGAAATCCCTCTACGACATCGACTTCAAGGGCCCGACCGCGATCGTGATGGGCGCCGAAGGCGAGGGCATGCGCCGGCTGACGCGCGAGACCTGCGATGAACTGGTCGGCATCCCGATGGCCGGCGGCGTCGAGAGCCTCAACGTCTCGGTGGCCAGCGGCGTCTGCCTGTACGAAGCGGTGCGCCAGCGGCGCCTGCCGCGCTGA
- a CDS encoding phosphoribosyltransferase has translation MNLPTNDEENLWVSWDEYHRLIARLSLNVHESGWKFDKILCLARGGLRVGDQMSRIFDVPLAILATSSYREAAGTQQGDLDIAQYITMTRGELSGKILLVDDLVDSGITLERVGRHLKERYPAVTEVRSAVLWYKACSKIEPDYHVTFLPSNPWIHQPFEEYDTLRPHNLGAWLKRGKRASLLDDDASA, from the coding sequence ATGAACCTGCCAACCAACGATGAAGAGAACCTGTGGGTCTCGTGGGACGAATACCACCGCCTGATCGCACGCCTGTCGCTGAACGTGCATGAGTCTGGCTGGAAGTTCGACAAGATCCTGTGCCTGGCGCGCGGCGGCCTGCGCGTGGGCGACCAGATGTCGCGCATCTTCGACGTGCCGCTGGCGATCCTGGCTACCAGCAGCTATCGCGAGGCGGCTGGCACGCAGCAGGGCGACCTGGATATCGCGCAATACATCACAATGACGCGCGGCGAGCTGTCGGGCAAGATCCTGCTGGTCGACGACCTGGTCGATTCGGGCATCACGCTGGAACGCGTGGGCCGCCACCTGAAGGAGCGCTATCCGGCGGTGACCGAGGTGCGCTCGGCGGTGCTGTGGTACAAGGCCTGCTCGAAGATCGAGCCGGACTATCACGTGACCTTCCTGCCGTCGAACCCCTGGATCCACCAGCCGTTCGAAGAGTACGACACGCTGCGTCCCCACAACCTGGGCGCCTGGCTCAAGCGCGGCAAGCGCGCCAGCCTGCTCGACGACGACGCGAGCGCCTGA
- the rnr gene encoding ribonuclease R, with protein MNQNNYPIPSREEILGVLRTSGSPQSAGDIAKALSVTRKEHDGFQKRLAAMERDGQIELNRKGRYELAHQPNFVTGRVQGHRDGFGFLIRDDGEDDIFLPERELQKAMHNDRAQVRVVGYDRRGRPEGQIVEIIERANRYVIGRLLSEGGVLVVAPEDKRISQDILIPPKAQGKARVGQVVSVELIEYPDRYVQPVGRVVEILGEIDDPGMEIEIAVRKYGVPHAFSPTAAKEAAALPDEVRQADLDHRIDLRDIPLVTIDGEDARDFDDAVYCEPVKIGRAKGWRLIVAIADVSHYVRPGTPLDADALDRATSVYFPRRVIPMLPEKLSNGLCSLNPNVDRLCMVCDAVLTAKGELKGYQFYPAVMHSTARLTYNEVWSVLSNTKGPEAHKRAELVPHLQNLYELFQVLLKARRERGAIDFDTTETYIVCNAQGKIEQILPRTRNDAHRLIEECMLTANVCAADFLERFKHPALYRIHAGPSEEKLKNLREFLKTAGLSLGGGDKPQASDYAEVMDKIKSRPDAPMLQTMLLRSMQQAVYSPDNIGHFGLAYGAYAHFTSPIRRYPDLLVHRAIKAVLAHTKYQPAFAHGTELNTAISPKARRLQAKDAEQKAELAAARAKRNEAIWDELGLHCSANERRADEASRDVEAWLKCYFMRDKLGSDFAGTVSAVTSFGIFVQLDELYVEGLVHVTELGSDYFQYDEARNELRGERTGIRYRLTDRVRVQVSRVDLDARKIDFRLVQEPSAKTLRARATGADTQPRVPAAHAVPARKKGRQLAALLGGSSKPEESFDETLDRVIEEQPVFEAVITPLKPHVRTGGKPAKRAAKPKPAHLEKPRKPASKSRPAKTAGKSAAKRTPRKR; from the coding sequence TTGAATCAGAACAACTATCCGATCCCCAGCCGGGAAGAAATCCTGGGCGTGCTGAGAACGTCGGGATCTCCGCAGTCGGCAGGCGATATCGCCAAGGCCCTGTCGGTCACGCGCAAGGAGCATGACGGCTTCCAGAAGCGCCTGGCAGCGATGGAACGCGACGGCCAGATCGAACTGAACCGCAAGGGCCGCTATGAACTGGCCCACCAGCCCAACTTCGTCACCGGCCGCGTGCAGGGCCACCGCGACGGCTTCGGCTTCCTGATCCGCGACGATGGCGAGGACGATATCTTCCTGCCCGAGCGCGAACTGCAGAAGGCCATGCACAACGACCGCGCGCAAGTGCGCGTGGTGGGCTACGACCGCCGCGGCCGGCCCGAGGGCCAGATCGTCGAGATCATCGAGCGCGCCAACCGCTACGTGATCGGGCGGCTACTCAGCGAGGGCGGCGTGCTGGTGGTCGCACCGGAAGACAAGCGCATCAGCCAGGACATCCTGATTCCGCCCAAGGCGCAGGGTAAGGCCCGCGTGGGGCAGGTGGTCAGCGTCGAGCTGATCGAATATCCCGACCGCTATGTGCAGCCGGTGGGCCGCGTGGTGGAGATCCTCGGCGAGATCGACGATCCCGGCATGGAGATCGAGATCGCGGTGCGCAAGTATGGCGTGCCGCATGCCTTCTCGCCGACCGCGGCCAAGGAAGCCGCCGCGTTGCCGGACGAAGTACGCCAGGCCGACCTGGACCACCGCATCGACCTGCGTGACATTCCGCTGGTGACCATCGACGGCGAAGACGCGCGCGACTTCGACGACGCGGTCTACTGCGAGCCGGTCAAGATCGGCCGTGCCAAGGGCTGGCGCCTGATCGTGGCGATCGCCGATGTGTCGCACTACGTGCGCCCCGGCACGCCGCTGGATGCCGATGCGCTGGACCGCGCCACCTCGGTCTACTTCCCCCGCCGCGTGATTCCGATGCTGCCGGAGAAGCTGTCCAACGGGCTGTGCTCGCTCAATCCCAACGTCGACCGGCTGTGCATGGTCTGCGATGCGGTGCTCACGGCCAAGGGCGAACTCAAGGGCTACCAGTTCTATCCCGCGGTGATGCACTCGACCGCGCGCCTGACCTACAACGAGGTCTGGTCGGTCCTGTCCAACACCAAGGGTCCCGAGGCGCACAAGCGCGCCGAACTGGTGCCGCACCTGCAGAACCTGTACGAGCTGTTCCAGGTCCTGCTGAAGGCGCGGCGCGAGCGCGGCGCGATCGACTTCGACACCACCGAGACCTATATCGTCTGCAATGCGCAGGGCAAGATCGAACAGATCCTGCCGCGCACCCGCAACGATGCGCACCGGCTGATCGAGGAATGCATGCTGACCGCCAACGTGTGCGCGGCGGATTTCCTCGAGCGCTTCAAGCACCCGGCGCTGTACCGCATCCACGCCGGCCCCAGCGAAGAGAAGCTGAAGAACCTGCGCGAGTTCCTGAAGACCGCCGGCCTGTCGCTGGGCGGCGGCGACAAGCCGCAGGCGTCCGACTATGCCGAGGTGATGGACAAGATCAAGTCCCGCCCCGATGCGCCGATGCTGCAGACCATGCTGCTGCGCTCGATGCAGCAGGCGGTGTACAGCCCAGACAATATCGGCCACTTCGGCCTGGCGTACGGGGCCTACGCGCACTTCACCAGCCCGATCCGCCGCTATCCCGACCTGCTGGTGCACCGCGCGATCAAGGCGGTGCTGGCGCATACCAAGTACCAGCCGGCGTTTGCCCACGGCACCGAGCTGAATACCGCGATCTCGCCTAAGGCGCGCCGCCTGCAGGCCAAGGACGCCGAGCAGAAGGCGGAGCTCGCCGCGGCGCGCGCCAAGCGCAACGAGGCGATCTGGGACGAGCTCGGCCTGCATTGCTCGGCCAACGAGCGCCGTGCCGACGAGGCTTCGCGCGATGTCGAGGCCTGGCTCAAGTGCTACTTCATGCGCGACAAGCTGGGCAGCGATTTTGCCGGCACCGTCAGCGCCGTGACGTCGTTCGGCATCTTCGTGCAGCTCGACGAGCTGTATGTCGAAGGGCTGGTGCACGTGACCGAACTGGGCAGCGATTACTTCCAGTACGACGAGGCGCGCAACGAACTGCGCGGCGAGCGCACCGGCATCCGCTATCGCCTGACCGACCGCGTGCGCGTGCAGGTCTCTCGTGTGGACCTCGATGCTCGCAAGATCGACTTCCGCCTGGTGCAGGAACCGTCGGCCAAGACCTTGCGTGCGCGCGCAACCGGTGCCGACACCCAGCCGCGCGTCCCGGCCGCCCATGCGGTGCCGGCGCGCAAGAAGGGGCGCCAGCTGGCGGCGCTGCTGGGCGGTTCGTCCAAGCCGGAAGAGTCGTTCGACGAGACGCTCGACCGCGTGATCGAGGAGCAGCCGGTGTTCGAAGCGGTGATCACTCCGCTCAAGCCGCACGTCAGGACCGGCGGCAAGCCGGCCAAGCGCGCGGCCAAGCCCAAGCCCGCGCACCTGGAGAAGCCGCGCAAGCCGGCGTCGAAGTCGCGTCCCGCCAAGACGGCCGGCAAGTCTGCCGCCAAGCGCACCCCGCGCAAGCGTTAA
- a CDS encoding adenylosuccinate synthase yields the protein MSASAVGQGRNVVVIGTQWGDEGKGKIVDWLTDHAKGVVRFQGGHNAGHTLIIGGKKTILRLIPSGIMREGTICYIGNGVVLSPEALFREIEELEAAGLQVQSRLRISEAATLILPYHVAIDKAREARRGAAKIGTTGRGIGPAYEDKVARRALRVQDLFDPEQFAERLRENLDYHNFMLTQYLGAEAVDFQQTLDDALAFAPRLAPMVADVSAELYAVNAAGGNLMFEGAQGTLLDVDHGTYPFVTSSNCVAGAAAAGAGVGPGRLNYILGITKAYCTRVGSGPFPSELYDNDNPQRQDQVGVRLANVGKEFGSVTGRPRRTGWLDAAALKRSVQINGVSGLCLTKLDVLDGLDSIKLCVGYKLDGTTVDILPRGSDAVARCEPVYEEFPGWNESTFGVKSWDALPEAARVYLKRVEEVVGIPIDMISTGPDRDETILLRHPYKA from the coding sequence ATGTCCGCATCCGCAGTAGGCCAGGGACGCAATGTCGTCGTGATCGGCACCCAGTGGGGTGACGAAGGCAAAGGAAAAATCGTCGATTGGCTTACCGACCATGCAAAGGGCGTGGTGCGGTTCCAGGGAGGCCACAACGCTGGCCACACCCTGATCATCGGCGGCAAGAAGACCATTCTCCGCCTGATCCCGTCGGGCATCATGCGCGAAGGCACGATCTGCTACATCGGCAACGGTGTGGTGCTGTCGCCCGAGGCGCTGTTCCGTGAAATCGAAGAACTCGAAGCCGCCGGCCTGCAGGTGCAGAGCCGCCTGCGCATCTCCGAGGCGGCAACGCTGATCTTGCCGTACCACGTTGCCATCGACAAGGCGCGCGAAGCCCGTCGCGGCGCGGCCAAGATCGGCACCACCGGCCGCGGCATCGGCCCGGCATATGAGGACAAGGTTGCCCGCCGCGCGCTGCGTGTGCAGGACCTGTTCGATCCCGAGCAGTTTGCCGAGCGCCTGCGCGAGAACCTGGACTACCACAACTTCATGCTGACCCAGTACCTGGGCGCCGAAGCGGTGGACTTCCAGCAGACGCTGGACGATGCGCTGGCCTTCGCGCCGCGCCTGGCCCCGATGGTGGCCGACGTCTCGGCCGAGCTGTACGCGGTCAACGCCGCCGGTGGCAACCTGATGTTCGAAGGCGCGCAAGGCACGCTGCTCGACGTCGACCACGGCACCTATCCGTTCGTGACCTCGAGCAACTGCGTGGCCGGTGCGGCCGCCGCGGGTGCCGGCGTCGGTCCGGGCCGCCTGAACTACATCCTGGGCATCACCAAGGCCTATTGCACGCGCGTGGGCTCGGGCCCGTTCCCCAGCGAGCTGTACGACAACGACAACCCGCAGCGCCAGGACCAGGTCGGCGTGCGCCTGGCCAACGTCGGCAAGGAATTCGGTTCGGTCACCGGCCGTCCGCGCCGCACCGGCTGGCTCGATGCGGCCGCGCTCAAGCGCTCGGTGCAGATCAACGGCGTGTCGGGTCTGTGCCTGACCAAGCTGGACGTGCTCGATGGCCTGGACAGCATCAAGCTGTGCGTCGGCTACAAGCTCGACGGCACGACTGTCGACATCCTGCCGCGCGGCTCCGACGCCGTGGCGCGCTGCGAGCCGGTCTATGAAGAGTTCCCGGGCTGGAACGAATCGACCTTCGGCGTGAAGTCGTGGGACGCGCTGCCGGAGGCGGCCCGCGTCTACCTGAAGCGCGTGGAAGAAGTGGTGGGCATCCCGATCGACATGATCTCGACCGGCCCGGACCGCGACGAGACCATCCTGCTGCGTCACCCGTACAAGGCCTGA